AGAAGCTTTAAAGGATTTTTCTGAGAGAGAGTTATTTCTTGGAGGCGTTTTTGCATTAGTTGGGTATACCCAGTTGCCTGTTGAAGTCAAAAAACTTGGAAAAGGAACATCAACCTACAGTACCAGAAGGAAACTTGCATTGCTAGTTAATGCGATTACTTCTTCGACTAAAAATTTGTTGATTTATGTCTTTTATTTAGGTTTAATTATTAGTTTTTCATCCTTTGTATTTACCATGTATTATTTAATATCCAATTTATTTTATAAGGATTACTTAGATGGTTGGACATCTCTCATCTTATCTATTTGGTTTTTGAGTGGTTTAATTATTTTGAGTGTTGGTATATTAGGAATTTATTTGTCTAAAATTTTTGAAGAGACTAAACAACGACCGTTAACCATTATTAAAAAAATTTATGATGAAGCCAATACCAAATAAGAAGAAAATAGTTGACTATTATCAAAAACAGGTAGAAGAGCATGGATTTGGAGCTAAAGGAATGGATTGGAAAAATGAAGAGACTCAGGACTTGAGATTTGAAATAATTAATAGATACATAGATTTTTTTGATAAGCCCTCTGTTCTTGATGTAGGATGTGGCGGTGGAGGATATTTGGGGTATTGTAAAAAAAAAGAACTTGATTTTATATATAAAGGAATCGATATAGTTCCTGATATGATTGATCAGGTTAATAGTATCTATGGTAATGATAAAGCTAAACTAATAAATGTTGAAAACGTTTCCGAAAATTTTGATTACGTTATAGCTTCTGGTACGTATAATGCAAAACTAGATTCAAAAACAAACGATTGGGAAATTTATGTTTTTGAATCAATCGAAAATATGTTTAAGATTAGTAATAAGAAAGTTATTTTAAATCTAATGACACCTCATGTAGATTATGAATATGATCGATTGTATTATCCAGATTTAGGTAAGTTAACCTCTTTTATTGTTAAAAAAATGACGAGAAATTTTATCATTGACCATTCTTATGATCTTTATGAACTAACGCTTGTGATACATAAATAATCGTTATATGAAGTCTATTGTTATTGTTGGAACTGGTGATTATGCCGAAATGGCATATCAATATTTAAAAAGAGATAATTATAATAAAGTTATTGCCTTTTCTGTAGAGAAAAAATTTAAAACTGTAAATAAATTTTGTGATCTACCCGTTGTTGATTTTGAAGAGATAACCAATTTTTTTCCAGCTCAAACACATGAATTGTTAATTGCAATCGGGCCAAATAAAGTAAATACGGTGAGAGAACGTTTATATCTTGAAGCAAAAGATTTAGGCTATGATTTTGTTACATACATTAGTCCAAGAGCAAATATTTGGGATCCAAAAATGGTAGGAGAAAATAGTTTTATTTTTGATGGTTGTGTAATAGAACCTGGTGCCAAAATAGGTGTTAATACTGTTTTGTGGTCAGGAACTGTAGTCGCCCACCATTCTACAATTGGAGATCATTGTTTTTTGGCGCCGTCTGTTGCTGTTTCAGGAAAAATAACAATTAAGAATAATTGTTTTATAGGGATTAATGCTACAATAAGGGATCATGTTACAATTGAAGAACATTGTATTATTGGGTGTGGAGCAGTGATTAAAAAGAATACTGTAAAAAATGGTGTATATTCTACCAAGGGAACAGATTTATTACGTGTTGATAGTATAGAAACTCAAATATAAACCATTTTAATAATTAAAATTGTGCAGTATGGCTGCTATATTTACTAAAAAAATTTCTGCAAAAGGTTTGGCTATTTTTAGAATAGCATACTGTCTTAATTTTTTGTTTGAAATCATCGAAATATTTAATCATCGTCAGCTTTATTTCGATAGATTGCCATATCTCGATGTTCATTTTCCTGATACTAAGTTGTTAATGTTGTTATGGATGACAGTTCTTGTTTTTATGATTATTGGGTTATATACAAGAACAGTAACAATCATTAATTATTTGTTTACGCTGATATTTATTTCTAGTATGACTAATTATTCTTATCATATGTTTTACGTGTATATAGGAATCAATTTCCTACTTATATTTTTACCTATAAGTAGATTTTTATCCATCGATATAATACTTAAGAAATTAAAATATTTAAATCAAGGTTTAGTATACGTTCCTTCCAAAGTGTCAAAAATCAATTATTTACTACCCGTTTTTATGGGACTTGGAATAGTTTACCTTGATTCTGTTATTTTCTATAAGATGCAATCTCCAATGTGGCTTGGGGGATTAGGGATGTGGTTACCATCTTCACTTCCTCATGTTTCTATTGCCGATGCTCAATGGATACTTAATCAGGAATTCTTAATCAAGTTTCTATCTCACTTGACAATAGTATTTGAGTTTATATTTATTTTCATTTTTTGGAATAAAAAATTTAGAATACCATTCTTGATTATTGGTCTTGGACTTCATTTAGGAATATATATAGAATATCCAATACCTTATTTTGCTTTTGGCTGCCTTTCTATTTATTTTCTGATGGTTCCGGTTTCGTGGTGGGATCGAA
The sequence above is a segment of the Aquimarina spinulae genome. Coding sequences within it:
- a CDS encoding methyltransferase domain-containing protein, with product MKPIPNKKKIVDYYQKQVEEHGFGAKGMDWKNEETQDLRFEIINRYIDFFDKPSVLDVGCGGGGYLGYCKKKELDFIYKGIDIVPDMIDQVNSIYGNDKAKLINVENVSENFDYVIASGTYNAKLDSKTNDWEIYVFESIENMFKISNKKVILNLMTPHVDYEYDRLYYPDLGKLTSFIVKKMTRNFIIDHSYDLYELTLVIHK
- a CDS encoding acetyltransferase; this encodes MKSIVIVGTGDYAEMAYQYLKRDNYNKVIAFSVEKKFKTVNKFCDLPVVDFEEITNFFPAQTHELLIAIGPNKVNTVRERLYLEAKDLGYDFVTYISPRANIWDPKMVGENSFIFDGCVIEPGAKIGVNTVLWSGTVVAHHSTIGDHCFLAPSVAVSGKITIKNNCFIGINATIRDHVTIEEHCIIGCGAVIKKNTVKNGVYSTKGTDLLRVDSIETQI